A genomic window from Salvia miltiorrhiza cultivar Shanhuang (shh) chromosome 5, IMPLAD_Smil_shh, whole genome shotgun sequence includes:
- the LOC131026650 gene encoding BTB/POZ and TAZ domain-containing protein 1-like, translating to MELRSSPPVDGVAASGMPEADVHVVTSTGLLIAAHSKILAAASPALESMINRPQKRRSSERKIPILGVPDDAVSVFVQFLYSYRCGEEQLKKYAIHLLALSHVYLVPQLKQRCTRALAEQLTIENVVDVLQLARLCDAPDLHLKCMNMLSRNFKALEETEGWKFLQNHDPFLELEILQFIDESESRKKRTRRRREELSLYMELSEAMYCLEHICSEGCTSVGPRDMDLSKEKGPCSKFSTCHGLQLLIKHVGSCKKRVNGGCLRCKRMWQLFRLHSSICDHSDECRVPLCRQFKSKELRDGRESDELWRLLARKVALAKAMLSLPKRKREEEPRGVMNYQKLRSFKL from the exons ATGGAGCTGCGCTCATCTCCTCCGGTTGACGGCGTCGCCGCATCGGGAATGCCGGAAGCCGACGTTCACGTTGTTACCTCCACTGGTTTACTCATCGCGGCGCACTCTAAGATCCtg gctgctgcttcgccggcgCTGGAGAGCATGATCAATCGGCCGCAGAAGCGGCGGAGCTCGGAACGGAAAATCCCCATACTTGGCGTGCCTGACGACGCCGTTTCCGTGTTCGTCCAGTTTCTCTATTCATACAG ATGCGGTGAGGAGCAGCTGAAGAAGTATGCGATACATTTGCTAGCACTGTCGCATGTATACTTGGTACCACAGCTAAAGCAGAGATGTACAAGGGCGTTGGCTGAGCAGCTGACCATTGAGAATGTGGTGGATGTGCTTCAGCTAGCAAGACTGTGCGACGCGCCCGATCTTCACCTCAAGTGCATGAACATGCTGTCGAGAAACTTCAAGGCGCTTGAGGAGACCGAAGGATGGAAGTTCCTGCAGAATCACGATCCCTTCCTTGAGCTCGAGATTCTGCAATTCATTGATGAATCTGAGTCG AGGAAGAAGAGGACGAGGAGGCGTAGAGAGGAGCTGAGTTTGTATATGGAGCTAAGTGAAGCTATGTACTGTCTCGAGCATATATGCTCCGAGGGGTGCACTAGTGTCGGCCCACGTGATATGGATCTGAGCAAAGAAAAGGGCCCTTGCAGCAAGTTCTCGACTTGCCACGGCCTCCAGCTTCTGATCAAGCACGTCGGTAGCTGCAAGAAGAGGGTTAATGGAGGATGTTTGCGCTGTAAACGCATGTGGCAGCTCTTTAGGCTGCATTCCTCCATTTGTGACCATTCTGATGAATGCAGAGTTCCTCTATGCAG GCAGTTCAAGTCGAAGGAGCTACGAGATGGGAGAGAAAGTGATGAGCTGTGGAGATTGCTTGCAAGGAAGGTGGCATTGGCCAAAGCTATGCTATCTCTCCCAAAGAGGAAGAGAGAAGAGGAGCCAAGAGGAGTGATGAACTATCAAAAATTGAGAAGCTTCAAGTTATGA
- the LOC131026580 gene encoding probable cyclic nucleotide-gated ion channel 20, chloroplastic isoform X2: MNASSRDEAPMLPAAYLQSDNGNGSPRRGLTPRTRSVSMSFAIESPHSSEYQQNLVGFTGPLRSARRNPQAQMSGPLYPNRNNEFVFKPPQTAAEPENRAKNGDRDYVGRNEHLLRSGQLGKCNDPYCTTCPIFYNANGQQKPSRTSEMIDAKFRNMLYGDAQCWAKRMFLFLLSYIPGVMNPHAKLVQWWNKFFVISCMIAAFLDPLFFFLLFVQKDNKCIELNWPKTKAFLILRTMTDCVYFLHILLQFRLAYVAPESRVAGSGDLVDDPKMIAWHYFSKYFFIDLLVVLPLPQIIILCILPRSVGSPGAKLTKYLLPSGILVQYIPRLCRFLPLVAGFSPIGFTFESAWTNFLMNLLTYILASHVVGSCWYLLSIQRVNQCLEDACGGNKCMAFINCNHGHHKVSFADDSQWDLWKNNEKASACFTKDGFDFGICEAAVNLTTHRDTLDRYLYSLFWGFQQLSTLAGNQEPSYMHMEVVFTMFIIGIGLLLFAWLIGNMQNFLQALGRRRFEKSLRGRDVEQWMSRRRLPKDLRRQVRASERFNWAATRGVNEDMLMENLPEDLQREIRRHLFKFVKKVRIFKLLDEPVIDAIQEKLKTRSYIRDSKILYPGGPIDKIVFIIRGKMMSTGEDGNTSILSEGDVCGEELLTWCLENSSVSKDGTSIKIPRHRLPSNRLVTCLTNVEAFVLRAADFEDVAGLFTRFLKSSLVQGAIRYESPVWRGIAARRIQLAWRRRKKHMNRADSSRVDSSSSPSSRIRSRRR; this comes from the exons ATGAATGCTTCATCTAGAGATGAAGCACCTATGCTGCCAGCTGCATATTTACAGTCCGATAATGGCAATGGCTCTCCGAGAAGGGGCCTTACTCCTAGGACGAGGAGCGTGTCAATGTCCTTTGCTATTGAGTCACCGCATTCATCTGAATACCAGCAAAACCTAGTTGGTTTCACCGGCCCTTTGAGGAGTGCAAGGCGAAATCCTCAAGCACAAATGAGCGGTCCGTTGTATCCTAACCGCAACAATGAGTTTGTCTTCAAGCCTCCTCAGACAGCTGCTGAGCCCGAGAATCGGGCCAAGAATGGTGACAGGGACTATGTGGGGAGGAATGAGCATCTTTTGAGGTCAGGGCAGCTCGGGAAGTGCAATGATCCCTACTGCACGACTTGTCCGATATTCTATAATGCCAACGGGCAGCAGAAGCCATCAAGAACGTCAGAGATGATTGATGCAAAG TTTCGCAATATGCTCTATGGCGATGCACAATGTTGGGCAAAGAGAATGTTCTtgtttcttctttcttacattccCGGGGTCATGAATCCTCATGCAAAACTTGTTCAGTGGTGGAACAAGTTCTTCGTCATCTCTTGCATGATTGCAGCATTTCTGGACCCGttgttcttcttcttattatttgTGCAGAAG GATAACAAGTGCATAGAATTAAATTGGCCCAAGACGAAAGCATTTCTCATCTTGAGGACCATGACCGACTGCGTTTATTTTCTCCATATCCTCCTTCAG TTCAGGCTAGCTTATGTTGCTCCTGAATCGAGAGTTGCAGGGTCTGGAGATTTAGTTGATGATCCTAAAATGATAGCCTGGCATTATTTCTCTAAATACTTTTTCATCGATCTACTTGTTGTGCTTCCCCTGCCGCAG attattatattatgtatCTTACCACGCTCTGTCGGATCACCTGGAGCCAAACTTACAAAATATCTCCTTCCATCGGGTATTCTCGTTCAGTACATCCCAAGGCTGTGCAGATTCTTACCTTTGGTTGCTGGTTTTTCTCCAATTGGCTTCACTTTTGAGTCAGCCTGGACGAATTTCCTCATGAATCTTCTCACCTACATTTTAGCGAGCCATGTGGTTGGCTCGTGCTGGTATCTTCTCAGCATACAG AGGGTCAATCAATGCCTTGAAGACGCATGTGGTGGGAACAAGTGTATGGCATTCATCAACTGCAACCATGGACATCATAAGGTGAGTTTTGCGGATGACTCACAATGGGATCTCtggaaaaataatgaaaaagcgAGTGCTTGTTTCACGAAAGACGGCTTTGACTTCGGGATATGTGAAGCCGCTGTCAATCTCACCACCCACAGGGATACTCTCGACAGATACTTGTACTCCCTGTTTTGGGGGTTCCAG CAACTTAGTACCCTGGCCGGGAATCAGGAGCCGAGCTACATGCATATGGAAGTTGTTTTCACCATGTTCATAATAGGGATAGGTCTGCTGCTTTTCGCGTGGCTCATTGGGAATATGCAGAACTTTCTGCAGGCTCTGGGACGCAG GAGGTTCGAGAAGTCTTTAAGAGGCCGTGATGTTGAACAATGGATGAGCCGTCGTCGCTTACCTAAAGATCTTCGAAG GCAAGTTCGAGCCTCAGAACGCTTCAACTGGGCGGCAACAAGGGGTGTAAATGAAGACATGCTGATGGAGAACTTGCCGGAAGACCTTCAACGAGAAATTAGGCGCCATCTCTTTAAGTTTGTCAAGAAA GTCCGGATTTTTAAACTTCTCGACGAACCTGTCATCGATGCTATACAAGAGAAGCTGAAGACGAGGTCGTACATCAGAGACAGTAAGATATTATATCCGGGTGGTCCGATTGATAAAATAGTATTTATAATTCGGGGAAAGATGATGAGCACCGGAGAAGACGGGAACACTTCTATCTTGTCCGAAGGGGATGTTTGCGGAGAGGAACTCCTTACCTGGTGCCTTGAAAATTCGTCCGTGAGCAAAG ATGGAACGAGCATTAAAATTCCACGACACAGGCTGCCGAGCAATAGGCTAGTAACTTGCTTAACAAACGTCGAAGCCTTTGTGTTACGAGCTGCTGATTTTGAAGACGTGGCGGGTCTCTTCACAAGATTCTTGAAGAGTTCACTTGTTCAGGGCGCCATAAG GTATGAATCGCCAGTATGGCGAGGAATTGCAGCTAGACGGATCCAACTTGCGTGGAGACGCAGAAAGAAGCATATGAATCGAGCTGACTCAAGTCGAGTAGATTCCTCAAGCTCACCGTCATCTCGGATTAGAAGCAGACGCAGATAG
- the LOC131026580 gene encoding probable cyclic nucleotide-gated ion channel 20, chloroplastic isoform X3, which produces MNASSRDEAPMLPAAYLQSDNGNGSPRRGLTPRTRSVSMSFAIESPHSSEYQQNLVGFTGPLRSARRNPQAQMSGPLYPNRNNEFVFKPPQTAAEPENRAKNGDRDYVGRNEHLLRSGQLGKCNDPYCTTCPIFYNANGQQKPSRTSEMIDAKFRNMLYGDAQCWAKRMFLFLLSYIPGVMNPHAKLVQWWNKFFVISCMIAAFLDPLFFFLLFVQKDNKCIELNWPKTKAFLILRTMTDCVYFLHILLQFRLAYVAPESRVAGSGDLVDDPKMIAWHYFSKYFFIDLLVVLPLPQIIILCILPRSVGSPGAKLTKYLLPSGILVQYIPRLCRFLPLVAGFSPIGFTFESAWTNFLMNLLTYILASHVVGSCWYLLSIQRVNQCLEDACGGNKCMAFINCNHGHHKVSFADDSQWDLWKNNEKASACFTKDGFDFGICEAAVNLTTHRDTLDRYLYSLFWGFQQLSTLAGNQEPSYMHMEVVFTMFIIGIGLLLFAWLIGNMQNFLQALGRRRFEKSLRGRDVEQWMSRRRLPKDLRRQVRASERFNWAATRGVNEDMLMENLPEDLQREIRRHLFKFVKKVRIFKLLDEPVIDAIQEKLKTRSYIRDSKILYPGGPIDKIVFIIRGKMMSTGEDGNTSILSEGDVCGEELLTWCLENSSVSKDGTSIKIPRHRLPSNRLVTCLTNVEAFVLRAADFEDVAGLFTRFLKSSLVQGAIRYESPVWRGIAARRIQLAWRRRKKQMNRADSSRVDSSSSPSSRIRSRRR; this is translated from the exons ATGAATGCTTCATCTAGAGATGAAGCACCTATGCTGCCAGCTGCATATTTACAGTCCGATAATGGCAATGGCTCTCCGAGAAGGGGCCTTACTCCTAGGACGAGGAGCGTGTCAATGTCCTTTGCTATTGAGTCACCGCATTCATCTGAATACCAGCAAAACCTAGTTGGTTTCACCGGCCCTTTGAGGAGTGCAAGGCGAAATCCTCAAGCACAAATGAGCGGTCCGTTGTATCCTAACCGCAACAATGAGTTTGTCTTCAAGCCTCCTCAGACAGCTGCTGAGCCCGAGAATCGGGCCAAGAATGGTGACAGGGACTATGTGGGGAGGAATGAGCATCTTTTGAGGTCAGGGCAGCTCGGGAAGTGCAATGATCCCTACTGCACGACTTGTCCGATATTCTATAATGCCAACGGGCAGCAGAAGCCATCAAGAACGTCAGAGATGATTGATGCAAAG TTTCGCAATATGCTCTATGGCGATGCACAATGTTGGGCAAAGAGAATGTTCTtgtttcttctttcttacattccCGGGGTCATGAATCCTCATGCAAAACTTGTTCAGTGGTGGAACAAGTTCTTCGTCATCTCTTGCATGATTGCAGCATTTCTGGACCCGttgttcttcttcttattatttgTGCAGAAG GATAACAAGTGCATAGAATTAAATTGGCCCAAGACGAAAGCATTTCTCATCTTGAGGACCATGACCGACTGCGTTTATTTTCTCCATATCCTCCTTCAG TTCAGGCTAGCTTATGTTGCTCCTGAATCGAGAGTTGCAGGGTCTGGAGATTTAGTTGATGATCCTAAAATGATAGCCTGGCATTATTTCTCTAAATACTTTTTCATCGATCTACTTGTTGTGCTTCCCCTGCCGCAG attattatattatgtatCTTACCACGCTCTGTCGGATCACCTGGAGCCAAACTTACAAAATATCTCCTTCCATCGGGTATTCTCGTTCAGTACATCCCAAGGCTGTGCAGATTCTTACCTTTGGTTGCTGGTTTTTCTCCAATTGGCTTCACTTTTGAGTCAGCCTGGACGAATTTCCTCATGAATCTTCTCACCTACATTTTAGCGAGCCATGTGGTTGGCTCGTGCTGGTATCTTCTCAGCATACAG AGGGTCAATCAATGCCTTGAAGACGCATGTGGTGGGAACAAGTGTATGGCATTCATCAACTGCAACCATGGACATCATAAGGTGAGTTTTGCGGATGACTCACAATGGGATCTCtggaaaaataatgaaaaagcgAGTGCTTGTTTCACGAAAGACGGCTTTGACTTCGGGATATGTGAAGCCGCTGTCAATCTCACCACCCACAGGGATACTCTCGACAGATACTTGTACTCCCTGTTTTGGGGGTTCCAG CAACTTAGTACCCTGGCCGGGAATCAGGAGCCGAGCTACATGCATATGGAAGTTGTTTTCACCATGTTCATAATAGGGATAGGTCTGCTGCTTTTCGCGTGGCTCATTGGGAATATGCAGAACTTTCTGCAGGCTCTGGGACGCAG GAGGTTCGAGAAGTCTTTAAGAGGCCGTGATGTTGAACAATGGATGAGCCGTCGTCGCTTACCTAAAGATCTTCGAAG GCAAGTTCGAGCCTCAGAACGCTTCAACTGGGCGGCAACAAGGGGTGTAAATGAAGACATGCTGATGGAGAACTTGCCGGAAGACCTTCAACGAGAAATTAGGCGCCATCTCTTTAAGTTTGTCAAGAAA GTCCGGATTTTTAAACTTCTCGACGAACCTGTCATCGATGCTATACAAGAGAAGCTGAAGACGAGGTCGTACATCAGAGACAGTAAGATATTATATCCGGGTGGTCCGATTGATAAAATAGTATTTATAATTCGGGGAAAGATGATGAGCACCGGAGAAGACGGGAACACTTCTATCTTGTCCGAAGGGGATGTTTGCGGAGAGGAACTCCTTACCTGGTGCCTTGAAAATTCGTCCGTGAGCAAAG ATGGAACGAGCATTAAAATTCCACGACACAGGCTGCCGAGCAATAGGCTAGTAACTTGCTTAACAAACGTCGAAGCCTTTGTGTTACGAGCTGCTGATTTTGAAGACGTGGCGGGTCTCTTCACAAGATTCTTGAAGAGTTCACTTGTTCAGGGCGCCATAAG
- the LOC131026580 gene encoding probable cyclic nucleotide-gated ion channel 20, chloroplastic isoform X4 — translation MNASSRDEAPMLPAAYLQSDNGNGSPRRGLTPRTRSVSMSFAIESPHSSEYQQNLVGFTGPLRSARRNPQAQMSGPLYPNRNNEFVFKPPQTAAEPENRAKNGDRDYVGRNEHLLRSGQLGKCNDPYCTTCPIFYNANGQQKPSRTSEMIDAKFRNMLYGDAQCWAKRMFLFLLSYIPGVMNPHAKLVQWWNKFFVISCMIAAFLDPLFFFLLFVQKDNKCIELNWPKTKAFLILRTMTDCVYFLHILLQFRLAYVAPESRVAGSGDLVDDPKMIAWHYFSKYFFIDLLVVLPLPQIIILCILPRSVGSPGAKLTKYLLPSGILVQYIPRLCRFLPLVAGFSPIGFTFESAWTNFLMNLLTYILASHVVGSCWYLLSIQRVNQCLEDACGGNKCMAFINCNHGHHKVSFADDSQWDLWKNNEKASACFTKDGFDFGICEAAVNLTTHRDTLDRYLYSLFWGFQQLSTLAGNQEPSYMHMEVVFTMFIIGIGLLLFAWLIGNMQNFLQALGRRRFEKSLRGRDVEQWMSRRRLPKDLRRQVRASERFNWAATRGVNEDMLMENLPEDLQREIRRHLFKFVKKVRIFKLLDEPVIDAIQEKLKTRSYIRDSKILYPGGPIDKIVFIIRGKMMSTGEDGNTSILSEGDVCGEELLTWCLENSSVSKDGTSIKIPRHRLPSNRLVTCLTNVVKISMFHLFHEGLYFLVSFSRLLRRN, via the exons ATGAATGCTTCATCTAGAGATGAAGCACCTATGCTGCCAGCTGCATATTTACAGTCCGATAATGGCAATGGCTCTCCGAGAAGGGGCCTTACTCCTAGGACGAGGAGCGTGTCAATGTCCTTTGCTATTGAGTCACCGCATTCATCTGAATACCAGCAAAACCTAGTTGGTTTCACCGGCCCTTTGAGGAGTGCAAGGCGAAATCCTCAAGCACAAATGAGCGGTCCGTTGTATCCTAACCGCAACAATGAGTTTGTCTTCAAGCCTCCTCAGACAGCTGCTGAGCCCGAGAATCGGGCCAAGAATGGTGACAGGGACTATGTGGGGAGGAATGAGCATCTTTTGAGGTCAGGGCAGCTCGGGAAGTGCAATGATCCCTACTGCACGACTTGTCCGATATTCTATAATGCCAACGGGCAGCAGAAGCCATCAAGAACGTCAGAGATGATTGATGCAAAG TTTCGCAATATGCTCTATGGCGATGCACAATGTTGGGCAAAGAGAATGTTCTtgtttcttctttcttacattccCGGGGTCATGAATCCTCATGCAAAACTTGTTCAGTGGTGGAACAAGTTCTTCGTCATCTCTTGCATGATTGCAGCATTTCTGGACCCGttgttcttcttcttattatttgTGCAGAAG GATAACAAGTGCATAGAATTAAATTGGCCCAAGACGAAAGCATTTCTCATCTTGAGGACCATGACCGACTGCGTTTATTTTCTCCATATCCTCCTTCAG TTCAGGCTAGCTTATGTTGCTCCTGAATCGAGAGTTGCAGGGTCTGGAGATTTAGTTGATGATCCTAAAATGATAGCCTGGCATTATTTCTCTAAATACTTTTTCATCGATCTACTTGTTGTGCTTCCCCTGCCGCAG attattatattatgtatCTTACCACGCTCTGTCGGATCACCTGGAGCCAAACTTACAAAATATCTCCTTCCATCGGGTATTCTCGTTCAGTACATCCCAAGGCTGTGCAGATTCTTACCTTTGGTTGCTGGTTTTTCTCCAATTGGCTTCACTTTTGAGTCAGCCTGGACGAATTTCCTCATGAATCTTCTCACCTACATTTTAGCGAGCCATGTGGTTGGCTCGTGCTGGTATCTTCTCAGCATACAG AGGGTCAATCAATGCCTTGAAGACGCATGTGGTGGGAACAAGTGTATGGCATTCATCAACTGCAACCATGGACATCATAAGGTGAGTTTTGCGGATGACTCACAATGGGATCTCtggaaaaataatgaaaaagcgAGTGCTTGTTTCACGAAAGACGGCTTTGACTTCGGGATATGTGAAGCCGCTGTCAATCTCACCACCCACAGGGATACTCTCGACAGATACTTGTACTCCCTGTTTTGGGGGTTCCAG CAACTTAGTACCCTGGCCGGGAATCAGGAGCCGAGCTACATGCATATGGAAGTTGTTTTCACCATGTTCATAATAGGGATAGGTCTGCTGCTTTTCGCGTGGCTCATTGGGAATATGCAGAACTTTCTGCAGGCTCTGGGACGCAG GAGGTTCGAGAAGTCTTTAAGAGGCCGTGATGTTGAACAATGGATGAGCCGTCGTCGCTTACCTAAAGATCTTCGAAG GCAAGTTCGAGCCTCAGAACGCTTCAACTGGGCGGCAACAAGGGGTGTAAATGAAGACATGCTGATGGAGAACTTGCCGGAAGACCTTCAACGAGAAATTAGGCGCCATCTCTTTAAGTTTGTCAAGAAA GTCCGGATTTTTAAACTTCTCGACGAACCTGTCATCGATGCTATACAAGAGAAGCTGAAGACGAGGTCGTACATCAGAGACAGTAAGATATTATATCCGGGTGGTCCGATTGATAAAATAGTATTTATAATTCGGGGAAAGATGATGAGCACCGGAGAAGACGGGAACACTTCTATCTTGTCCGAAGGGGATGTTTGCGGAGAGGAACTCCTTACCTGGTGCCTTGAAAATTCGTCCGTGAGCAAAG